The region TTGTTGAGACCATACCCAGTGCACTCATCATTCTCGATAGAAACTTAAACATTACATCTGCTAATCGCGCGTTTTACCAGACGTTCCGCACGAGCAGCAGTGAGACCGAGGGATGTCATATTTATGAGCTTGGAAACCGGCAGTGGGACATCCCCGCACTTCGTACCCTGCTTGAGAGCGTGATCCCACATCGTGCATCGGTTGAAGGATTCGAGGTTGAGCATGATTTTCCGACCATTGGTCGCCGCACAATGCTGGTCAACGCCCGGAAGATTTTTCGTCCCGGCAACCATGAGGGTTCTATTCTGCTCGCTATCGAGGATGTCAGCGAGGAGCGCGCGGCCCGGGCGGAGAGCAAACGTAACTGGCAACTTACCCAAAGTATCGTTGATACGATTCGCGATCCCCTGGTTGTCCTCGAACAAGACATGACGATTGTGACGGCGAGCAAGGCGTTTTTCACGATATTCGGGATCACGGAGGAGGAGGCGCGGGGGCTGCGTTTTTCTGAATTAGGTCAGCATCAATGGGACGTACCTGCTCTGCGACATTTGATGGAGAAGGTGCTCCCGGAAAACAAGCCGATCGAAAGCTTCGAAATCGAGGATAATTTTCCGGGTCTCGGTCGCCGTGTCTTCAACTTGAATGCGAGAAAAATTTTTCAGGCGGGAAACCACGTTACTCGGATGCTCCTCGTGTTCGAGGACATCACCGACCGCAAACAGCGAGAGCGCGACGCCCTAAGCTTAACGAACGAAATCTCTCATCGGATCAAGAATAACTTGCAGGTCATCGTTGGCTTAATCGCCTACGAAGCGAGATCGACGGCATTGCCCTGCGTTCAAGGTTATAGTGCCATGCAGTCACGCATCGGAGCAATTGCCCAGCTTTACGACCTGATATCTCAATCCAGCCGCGGCGGGGCCATCGCAATGGACGCATATCTCAGGGAAATCGCCAAAACCATGTCAGCGAGCCTACTTGGACACACGTCGGGCATCAAAATAGAGGTCAAGGCCGAAGCATTGGATATCGACCCAGATCGTGCTGTGCCCTTCGGCCTTCTGGTCAATGAGTTGGCGACGAACGCCATTAAGCATGCTTTTCCTGGTGGGACAGGACGGGTCGTGCTGAGCGTGGGACAGGTTGGCGATCAAATTGAGCTGACCGTCGCCGACGACGGTGTAGGTATGAAGGATAATGATTCCGCGAAGATTCCTGAGAAACGTGGTTCCGACTACGTGGCTATCTTTGTGCGTCAGCTTGGCGGCACAATCGCTCCGTCGGAATTGGAAGAAACTGGAACGATCGTTAGAATACGATTTCCCTTCCGTCTGGTCCCACCAGGAGGTAGCGAGCGCATAGCTGCGTAGGGCCTTGTGGCTTTGACACGGTAACGATCGGGCTACAAGAAGCCAGGCCGCTGAGGCCTCGATTTATACGGCCACAGCTGTCGCATCGCTCCCGGATTATGTGCCGTGGTCCGAAATTGTCGGTGCGCGATTTAGTGCGTAAGCGTGGTCTGGAGCTTTCAATTACCCACAAAAGCAAGCGCTCCGAGCTCTCGTGCTCGGAACGCCACCGGCTCAACGTCGATTTGGCTATGCCGAGATCATTTGCAACCCGCTCGACGCCGCGTCCGCTGGTCAGCGTCAGCCGCACCGCCTCCCGTTTGAACTCGTTCGTAAATCGTCTTTGTTTGTTCCTGCTCATCGCCACCTCCGCTATCTTTCATAGGGGATAGCTCTCCACTTTTGCAGGGCAAGTCCAAACTCGCATCCATCGCGCCAGGGAATGAATACTGCGTGTCGCTTCCTCCTTTGCAATCTTCGCCACTTTGACAATGATCCACTATCAATTTAGCGGCGAACAGCATCGCTCGCTGCGCGTCTGTCTATCCCCCGAGATGACCGACGCTTGAGCCCGGTTAGCTGGTGCATTTGCTGTCGAGCAGTGCTTCCGCATTTATTGTGGCTCTTGGCGACGCTCCGGCGCCATTCGCTAAAAGATAAAAGCCGGTCTTGCCGTTAAAAAATGTCGCTCCGATCACAGCCAGCGTTTCGTTTCCCATGGAAGACGTGCCCGACGGAAGATCGCGCGCCAGCAACTTGAACGGATCCACGTTGGCCAAGCCATCAGTCTCGACTTTCATGACCGCAAATCTGTGCACGAGAAGTGGCACGCGAAGGAAAGACCAGGCTCTGCGAATTTCCCCTTGGTGGCGGCGCAAGAAATCAGCTACCAAGGGGGCGACGCAGGTGACATGAATGTGCAGCTGGTCCTGGCTGCGAGTGGATGTCGAATTAATTGCCATTCCGATTTTGTCACGTGGCAGTCGGCGGCCCGCCCGTTCCTCGACGAAACGCCGGGCGCCCCATGCTGCTTCCCAATAGTTAGGGGTACCTTCGCTGAGTAGCGCTGGGCTCTCAATGCCGGAAACGGGAATAGTTGGGACGACGATGACATGCGTGGCTCTCGAAGGCTTCTGGAGCACGGCAAAGCCTCGGTCGAGGCCGTTGGCAATGTTGACCTCGATGCAAGGAAGCGCAACGCCGATGCCCTGATAGGCTGGCAAACAGAGGTCGTGCACGACGGCCCATAATCCATTCCGGTTGGCTGCCACGCTGGCGGCAATGTCGTCGAAGTAGTCGGCATGTACGCTACAAGTCGGTCCAGCGGCCAACGCAGTGGCGCAGACAGCGAGGCGGAGTGCGGCGAACATGCTCCGCCGCGTAATGTCCATCCATATCTTCATTGCGTCGATGCCGTTGAAAAGCTGGCAATTGCTTCGCGTCACGGATTCGCAAACTATCAACTGAAAGAAAGTTGCGGGCAAGGCCTTTGCAAAGCCCGAATCGCCGTGACGATCCCACTTTAGTCAATCGATCCGAAAGCGATAAGATGCCGGTCGCTGACGACTTCAATCTGCAACGAATTCATGTTGATGGAGACGAGTTGCTCCATAATCTCGGCCGGACGGTACGCGGCAAGCAAGGATTTCAAGAA is a window of Methylocapsa sp. D3K7 DNA encoding:
- a CDS encoding CDP-diacylglycerol diphosphatase codes for the protein MFAALRLAVCATALAAGPTCSVHADYFDDIAASVAANRNGLWAVVHDLCLPAYQGIGVALPCIEVNIANGLDRGFAVLQKPSRATHVIVVPTIPVSGIESPALLSEGTPNYWEAAWGARRFVEERAGRRLPRDKIGMAINSTSTRSQDQLHIHVTCVAPLVADFLRRHQGEIRRAWSFLRVPLLVHRFAVMKVETDGLANVDPFKLLARDLPSGTSSMGNETLAVIGATFFNGKTGFYLLANGAGASPRATINAEALLDSKCTS
- a CDS encoding PAS domain-containing protein is translated as MSDIALGEKAVSDIAASDIVETIPSALIILDRNLNITSANRAFYQTFRTSSSETEGCHIYELGNRQWDIPALRTLLESVIPHRASVEGFEVEHDFPTIGRRTMLVNARKIFRPGNHEGSILLAIEDVSEERAARAESKRNWQLTQSIVDTIRDPLVVLEQDMTIVTASKAFFTIFGITEEEARGLRFSELGQHQWDVPALRHLMEKVLPENKPIESFEIEDNFPGLGRRVFNLNARKIFQAGNHVTRMLLVFEDITDRKQRERDALSLTNEISHRIKNNLQVIVGLIAYEARSTALPCVQGYSAMQSRIGAIAQLYDLISQSSRGGAIAMDAYLREIAKTMSASLLGHTSGIKIEVKAEALDIDPDRAVPFGLLVNELATNAIKHAFPGGTGRVVLSVGQVGDQIELTVADDGVGMKDNDSAKIPEKRGSDYVAIFVRQLGGTIAPSELEETGTIVRIRFPFRLVPPGGSERIAA